TGCGCCGGATCGGCTTCATTATCGGCGATCCACCGCGTATCGAAGTGGCTTCCCAAAAGAATCGTGAATTCCGGATTCCTGCCCTTTATAAGGCCGCAGACATTCGCGCACTGTATCTGTGTTCCCCGAAAAGGAAGCGAAAACTCCTGAAGCCACGATGTCCGGCAAAGCGGCTGCATACGGTGAAAAAAGTCGGTGATCGCCGCTTTATGTTCGGCGGTGCCCGGCGGCCGTTTTCCACTGGCGGCAAATGTGACGAGAAGCTCCCATGCGCGCTGCGGGTCAAAGCCGTTCACGATTACTCCTCGATCGTACTGACGATGGTATCGTCCTTTACCGTAAGATGAATGGCGATATCCCTTTTCTTTGCGGAGTAGGCGTCAAAACAGGCATTTTCAAGATGTTCGGTAATGAGAGCATGCAGTCCCCTGGCCCCGGTCTCCTTTTTCAGACAACGCTTGACGATGACCTCATAGACCGCATCATCCACGACGAGCCTGATACCGTCGAGGATCAATTCGTTGATATACTTGACAATCGTGTTCCGGTGCAGAATATCTTTCAGTGTTTCCTCGGACAGGGGGTTGAAAGGGATAATCCGCGCGAACCGGCCCACGAGTTCGGGCATGAGTCCGTACGCCTCGAAATTGGCCGCCTTTTCCACATCCTCACGTGAGAGGGGCTGTGAAATACCGCCGGAGAGCCCGATATCCGCTTCCCTGTTAAAACCGATATGTTCTTCCTGCATGCTGAACTTGAGTACCTTTCTGAAACCGGAAAAGGTACCGCAGGCAATAAAAGGGACATCCGCTGTGTTGAACGCGACCCGCGGTGCGTATGTCGAATGGCTGAGTTCACTCGGCACATCGATTTCCGCCGCCTCGAGCATTTTCAGAAGTTCCCGCTGGACGCCGAATCCGGTCACGTCTTTTGTGGTTCCCTGACCCGCGAACACCGCCGTATTCTTGCCGGCTGCTATTTTGTCGAACTCGTCGATGCAGACAATCCCCACGGAAGCGAAATGGGGGACATCACGCGCCGCGTAAAGGAGTTTCGTCATGATGCTTCCCACATCCTGTCCCACATATCCTGTTTCAGAGTAGGAGGTGATATCGATAGTGACGGTGGGAAGCTTCAGCACCTTTTCAAAAAGCAGTTCGATCAGGTAGGTTTTCCCGCAGCCGGTCGGACCGATCAGCATGATGTTTTCCTTTGCCGGAAGCCTGTTCCGGTCGATATTGCCGAGGTAGATCTTTTTCACCCTGCCGATGTGACGGTATGCCATAAGACAGACCGCCTTTCGGGCTTCTTCCTGATCGATATACCCGTTTTCACTCAGGATATCGAACATTTCCTGCGGGCTGTAAAGAGGAATGCTTTCGATAAGGGATAAAAACTTTGTCTTGTATTCCCTGTCTGCCACATCCCCATGATGACATCATATCATGCGATGTGTCAATATCTTCACGGTATTCCCTTTTTTTGATACACTTAATTCCATGGGACACATAAAGCCTTATACCCCGGTCAAACTCGTGACGGGTATCCTGACAAGCGCCCCGGCAGCGGAACCTGCATTACTCCGCGAACTGACCGCACGTTTCGGAACTATCGATTACCGCAGTCCGTCGTTACCCTTCGGTTATACCGGCTACTATGACGGCGAAATGGGCACCCCCATCACGCGGTTCTTTTTTTCCTTTTCCGACCTCATCCTGCCTGACCGTCTTTCCGGCATCAAGCGCGCGACGAACCTGATCGAAACCTCTTTTATGATAGACGGCAACCGGAAGGTCAATATCGATCCGGGGATTCTCTCCCTGAGTAATTTTATCCTCGCAACGACGAAGATCTCCTCGCACCGTATCCCCCTCACGGACGGCATGTACGGCGAAATCACCCTCCTCTTTCAAAAAGGGAGCTTCCGGCCCCTCGAATGGACCTATCCTGATTACCGTGACGGGAAGTACATCGGGATCCTCAATACCGTAAGGGAGTTGTATAAAAAACAACTTGAATCGAACAAGTAGGTCTCTTTGTTTGTGTTGATAAAAAATTTGATATCTATTACTGTCAATAATTTATCCACTAGAATTTAGTTCTCTTGAAAATATTAGTATAGAATATATTTATAATAAATTAAGCTAATATAGAAAAATATAGAGAAACCTAATACTTTCTATCAACTCTCTCACACATCCTATTAAAATGAATTGATAATTTATATAATAGCAACCAAAATCCATATTGTGACAATGAGACTATTCGTATATCGGATATATTTTTACGCTTAATATATTCATTATTACAGCAACAAATACGATCAAAAAATATAAAAGAATCCTCAAATAAACCTTGGCCTTTTGGTAGAAAGAATGTTTGCGTGATTTTTTGTTTTTTTAGGTCATTTAAATGATCTTCAATAGAACTTTCAGTATAAATACGTTTTTCTAATAATAATTTTTTATACTTACTTATTTTAAAAATAGGAGAATAAACAATATTTGAAGAATATTTACGCTTATTAAATACATCTATATCGCATGTATTGGATAAAATCAAAGAAGTAGCTGCTCTAATCTCTTTATCAGGAAGATTTAGAACAAGTAATCCTTTTAAACAGTCACCTTGGTAGATTATTTCTCTATCTTTTTCAATGTAACTATACATTCTGTCGTCAATATTAGAAGGAAAAAGAGATAAATCTGAGAATAATTTATCTTCTGTTTCAGGACTAAGATATTTTGGAAGAAATTGTTTAATATCATCCAAATCAAGCATTTTCTACATTAAGTCCCAAAAATTATCGTTTACTAAACTTACAATCCTGCTATCCAAATCCTTCGAATCATTTGTTAATTTATTAATAAATTTATTTATTATTTCAATTTTATTTAGTAAAGAACGTTCAGGATCATTTATATTTTCAAGATTTATTTTATTGGCAAAAGGTTCATCTTCTATATCAGGAAAATTAAATACAGAACTAGTATCAATACCTGTCTGTTCAAGAACACCGTATAAAACCAGCACTGCTGCTGTCGCAATAGCTATTGGCTTAATATTTGAAGCAGTATTCTCAGTCATTTTTTCCTCTTAATACTCAGGATTTAAGGATTTCAAGAAATCGGGTTTTAATAAATTAAAAAATGTCGTTTTCTCTTTATTGTGACCATTATCGATTATTTTTTTATATTCGATAATATTTATTGAATTAGAGTCTCCAATATTATATATGCAATCTATATCAATAAGTGAACCCACAATTTCTTTCCCTTTAATTTTAACTGGCAAATTATTTGTAATTTTAATGATTTTTATATAGCCTTCATCCTTTATTTCGGTCCTCAAATGAGTACTTTCATCCCGAATTTCTTTATTATTAATTTTTATATCGAGATTTATCTTATTGAATAATAAAAGATCAAAAAAATTTATATATCGAAGACCAATCCGTTGTGTCTTCAATATAATATTTTTCAAATCAATTTTATCTAAAACATCATTAATAAACGAAAAATATTTATCCCAACCAATATATTCATCGATATTCACGAAAATTATTGCACGTGGTCCAATATTAAATTGTAATGGCTCCTTATCATTAGTAAGTGAGTAATGCGCATTATATATTAAGCTTGGATCTTTTGATCGTATAGCCTCGGGAATTTGTAAAATAGGCAATTTCCTTACGTGCGGAAAATCTGAGGAAATTTTTGAGTAAATTACTCCAAATACGGCATCATCTGGAAGCATAGAAGTAAATCTGATCTCAATATCTGCCTCTATTATTGGACAAGGATTAATATTTTTTGGTAAATCATTCATTACTATTAAATATATAGAATAATTTAAGGTTACGCAAGAAATTCCTAAAAAATGTCATTTTAAAATCTTTCATATTAATTTAACAATGCTATTAAAAAAACCTTCTAGCTGCTTTAAGACATCTCCTATTCCGCAAGCAATGCCTTGATCATTCGTTCGAGGTAGGTGAAATTTCCCGCGTTGAAGTAACCGTCGCGGACAATACCGCCCTTGCCGATGAGAATGTAGCCCGGAACCGAATCGATGCCGTAGTCATACATGAGCGCCGGACCGATCGCCACGGGCCACGTA
This genomic window from Spirochaetales bacterium contains:
- a CDS encoding AAA family ATPase, producing MADREYKTKFLSLIESIPLYSPQEMFDILSENGYIDQEEARKAVCLMAYRHIGRVKKIYLGNIDRNRLPAKENIMLIGPTGCGKTYLIELLFEKVLKLPTVTIDITSYSETGYVGQDVGSIMTKLLYAARDVPHFASVGIVCIDEFDKIAAGKNTAVFAGQGTTKDVTGFGVQRELLKMLEAAEIDVPSELSHSTYAPRVAFNTADVPFIACGTFSGFRKVLKFSMQEEHIGFNREADIGLSGGISQPLSREDVEKAANFEAYGLMPELVGRFARIIPFNPLSEETLKDILHRNTIVKYINELILDGIRLVVDDAVYEVIVKRCLKKETGARGLHALITEHLENACFDAYSAKKRDIAIHLTVKDDTIVSTIEE
- a CDS encoding DUF4416 family protein — encoded protein: MGHIKPYTPVKLVTGILTSAPAAEPALLRELTARFGTIDYRSPSLPFGYTGYYDGEMGTPITRFFFSFSDLILPDRLSGIKRATNLIETSFMIDGNRKVNIDPGILSLSNFILATTKISSHRIPLTDGMYGEITLLFQKGSFRPLEWTYPDYRDGKYIGILNTVRELYKKQLESNK
- a CDS encoding TIGR04255 family protein; translated protein: MNDLPKNINPCPIIEADIEIRFTSMLPDDAVFGVIYSKISSDFPHVRKLPILQIPEAIRSKDPSLIYNAHYSLTNDKEPLQFNIGPRAIIFVNIDEYIGWDKYFSFINDVLDKIDLKNIILKTQRIGLRYINFFDLLLFNKINLDIKINNKEIRDESTHLRTEIKDEGYIKIIKITNNLPVKIKGKEIVGSLIDIDCIYNIGDSNSINIIEYKKIIDNGHNKEKTTFFNLLKPDFLKSLNPEY